A genomic window from Thunnus maccoyii chromosome 2, fThuMac1.1, whole genome shotgun sequence includes:
- the pcm1 gene encoding pericentriolar material 1 protein isoform X4, translating to MATGGTPFDDSAEELHNWTVTNGSLEDRLNNMDWGVQQKKANRSSEKNKKKLSAAVVESRLTNDISPESTPGAGRRRARTPHSFPHIKYTTQMSVPDQAELDKLRQRINFTDLDERSIGSDSQGRVTAANNQRQLAGENKKPYNFLPLHVNTNKSKELLPPSSSAPATPAIAKETKKQSPGFRDTLTPVVPTKESSRLSRGGIERGPSAHREYGRGDPRIDSSQVVSKLVQIREYISKASSMRDDLVEKNDVPANVERLSHLIDHLKEQEKSYLRFLQKMLARDTEEDDVGTLDSAVGSGSLAESTSLNIEVRSSDTSNATGGRPETVRADQKEELENLRKQHELLKKMLEQQEQLRALQGRQEALMAMQHSAEQALAVIEDTVVTETTGSVSGLSITSELNDELNDLIQRFHNQLHDSQTKAVPDNRRQAESLSLSREVCWSRAPQAVGPPPHRPLLHSASGPHSGLDTGATAASAKLTKLQELQDKKQTMDKILQELHSLRDQTLNNNSCRGLSTQCSLSMGGSSDCPSALCSNGASASTSFHPSLTQHQDSSNSTDKLRKLKEVHKRLNELRELVQYYEQTSDMMVDAVNENVKEDDDEEEEEDETEDGSMFEAMFDSEQENRQPVTNIRNPQRSGNWTDLNSLTNGRSVRSSATNNRDGRLNTECEINNRSAANLRSLNIPSAIECQYNRDTPYNQVKDDDEDEDGLNNDQGAQAVAPDSEASGSSRRSSLGNEAGFAQKVHRQTAKQKLRQLQELVAMVQSDDTDGTTANEDEALHQQPNNTRATVAGPLGTGSKQNPRDLTLSSKAREKLYEEKLRQQKQELKQLHEERQRLMEIQGKIQDLQWACPDLQSSVSSTVSQQGLLRKVPVAASTPATVQVSSSSGHKTNSPVLKPTAPEAATSSVTDNEQLWSEMRRHQILREELRQRRKHLESLMAEHQRRSGLCDRLEDQEGLATPSQSVSRDERTMATWGSTPCHLDDVDDEDDDDEEEYRSEMGAEEEDEQDDCAESSSDDDIHIYSSSRNQRPYSNRKNQACNLKPPPAFSCESSGHPSPHTKAKTKQQQQQQSRSLNQSVSQHGGTRRQENLRWASELSFTEGSCHWQEQVSQLQRQLDFSTSMCQTLLQDQQTLSYMLQTLLTGQYSVLPNNVSSPQVHLVMHQLNQCYTQLAWQQNNVQRLKQVLNELLRQQQQQQQQQQQQQQQQPSSSTAGWQTQNQGSSQESSSCPSVSPGVFLPFSSTLHPPTNNMSTAALSPFAPSFNLFPLFPTAMGEFPQGAAAQATPDHQKQHLDPNASIKTEYMSFPPPLQRSPLNSATDRGTAGWLNTSYTNNTVLHHLSKTEEESPTSSPTLARRRSRPQDFDQASQESFSSMPDPVDPTTITKTFKAGRKASAQANLASRSKTPSKSRRRRSKGHNKNSEGHESDSVSSTADFVQERAAPPRQKDQNQSLLDKLTQEKLDSKTKLGNKRNDLSSAYAWRTPFLSNRIACTEAPDASSDFSLFEALRETIYSEVATLISQNESRPHFLIELFHELQLLNTDYLRQRALYSLQEVVEKNLRLTQDTMKKRDDAESVGNESTVSTSSNLDPFAKDDLGNTVIHLDKALARIREYERMKLKVEFNPCNASTAGAGGSEVSNAEHPSANAAEPVEAGAAGDVRCPQIDTQQLDRQIKDIMTEVIPFLKENMDEVCSLQLLTSVRRMVLTLTQQNDESKEFVRFFHRQLGGILQESLSKFVGRTLKDCGEDLLVEISEILFNELAFFRLMQDLDNSSSVSLAAKHKNKKKAEQSSKAKHSLKENLKAGGDESISPAYSDEDKDQDEAEQDGDSAFQEIYLQTETKNRRSSDASEAEEEDEDEGDGQGIPLSISLSKAETQALTNYGSGEDENEEEEMEEFEAGPVDVQTSLQATADGQVEQEVTSTNEIQETQSEQRSEKDDAETNNKSTGIVDSTEEEHATVEDQVPEKESKVAASEESTEASQNFTKESNTTSSPDTDSPVMINVDEVGSGNTSQKSDEEDFVKVDDLPLQLTVMCEEELQKRIVEEQQNNNLSVEILNGNTESLTGLVGNAQALKEPENVGAQSV from the exons ATGGCAACTGGAGGCACTCCTTTTGATGACAGTGCAGAAGAGCTGCACAACTGGACTGTAACAAATGGCAGTCTGGAAGATAGACTCAATAACATG GACTGGGGTGTGCAGCAGAAGAAAGCCAACCGATcctcagagaaaaacaagaagaaactgTCAGCTGCGGTGGTGGAGAGCCGCCTGACTAATGATATTTCTCCAGAGTCAACCCCTGGGGCTGGTCGCAGGAGGGCCCGCACTCCTCATTCCTTTCCTCACATCAAATACACCACCCAGATGTCTGTCCCAGACCAGGCTGAATTGGACAAGCTGCGTCAGAGGATCAATTTCACAGACCTGGATGAG AGGAGCATCGGCAGTGACTCCCAGGGGCGTGTCACAGCTGCCAACAACCAGCGCCAGTTAGCTGGAGAGAACAAGAAGCCCTACAACTTCCTACCTCTTCATGTAAATACTAACAAAAGCAAGGAGctgctccctccctcctcctctgccccaGCCACCCCAGCTATTGCCAAGGAAACTAAGAAACAGAGCCCAGGATTCAGGGATACATTAACCCCTGTAGTTCCTACCAAGGAATCGTCAAGGCTCAGCCGTGGTGGCATTGAGAGAGGGCCCTCGGCGCACAGAGAATATGGGAGAGGAGATCCCAGAATAGACAGCAGCCAG GTGGTGAGCAAACTAGTACAGATCCGGGAGTACATCAGTAAGGCGAGCTCCATGCGGGATGACCTGGTGGAGAAGAATGACGTGCCGGCAAACGTGGAGCGCCTCTCCCATCTCATCGACCACCTCAAAGAGCAGGAGAAGTCCTATTTACGGTTCCTGCAGAAAATGCTG GCACGGGATACCGAGGAGGATGATGTGGGGACCCTGGACTCTGCAGTGGGCTCAGGTTCATTGGCAGAGAGCACTTCTCTTAACATTGAGGTGCGCTCTTCAGATACCTCCAATGCAACG GGCGGCAGGCCAGAAACTGTGAGAGCTGACCAGAAGGAAGAGCTGGAGAACCTGCGTAAGCAGCACGAGCTACTGAAGAAGATGCTGGAGCAGCAGGAACAGCTCAGGGCCCTGCAGGGCCGACAGGAAGCACTGATGGCCATGCAGCACAGTGCAGAACAGGCACTTGCTGTGATTGAGGACACtg TTGTCACAGAAACCACAGGCAGTGTGTCAGGCCTGAGCATTACATCAGAGCTGAATGATGAATTGAACGATTTGATCCAGCGGTTCCACAACCAGCTACATGACTCTCAG ACTAAGGCAGTGCCAGACAACCGTCGTCAGGCAGAGAGCCTTTCCCTCTCCAGAGAAGTGTGTTGGTCCAGGGCTCCCCAGGCTGTTGGTCCACCTCCACACAGGCCCCTTCTTCACTCTGCATCTGGTCCCCACTCTGGCCTAGACACTGGGGCAACAGCTGCCAGTGCCAAACTCACAAAGCTCCAAGAACTCCAAGACAAGAAGCAAACTATGGACAAGATCCTGCAGGAGCTACATTCACTCAGAGACCAGACACTCAACAATAACTCTT GTCGTGGCTTGTCAACACAGTGCAGTCTGAGTATGGGAGGATCCTCAGATTGTCCATCTGCTCTCTGCTCTAATGGGGCCTCAGCCTCTACTTCCTTTCATCCCTCTCTCACACAACACCAGGACAGTTCCAACTCCACAGACAAGCTCAg GAAGCTAAAGGAGGTTCACAAGCGTCTGAATGAGCTGCGTGAGTTGGTTCAGTACTATGAGCAGACTTCTGATATGATGGTGGATGCAGTCAATGAAAATGTGAAGGAGGATgacgatgaggaggaggaggaggatgagacaGAGGACGGCTCTATGTTTGAGGCCATGTTTGACTCTGAGCAGGAGAATCGCCAGCCTGTAACTAACATCAG AAACCCACAGCGCAGTGGAAACTGGACAGACTTGAACAGCCTGACCAATGGGCGCAGTGTCAGGAGTAGTGCCACTAATAACCGGGATGGCAGACTCAACACTGAGTGTGAGATCAACAACCGGTCAGCAGCCAACCTCCGCAGCCTTAACATCCCCTCAGCCATAG AGTGCCAGTATAATAGGGACACCCCCTATAATCAGgtgaaggatgatgatgaggatgaggacgGTCTGAATAATGATCAAGGGGCACAGGCTGTAGCTCCAGACAGCGAGGCTTCGGGGTCTAGCCGGAGAAGCAGCCTTGGGAATGAAGCAGGTTTTGCCCAGAAGGTTCATCGGCAGACAGCGAAGCAGAAACTACGGCAGCTGCAGGAGCTGGTGGCCATGGTTCAG aGTGACGACACAGATGGCACAACAGCAAATGAGGACGAAGCTTTACACCAACAGCCAAATAATACTAGAGCTACCGTGGCAGGGCCACTGGGGACTGGATCTAAACAGAATCCCAGAGACCTCACACTCTCTAGCAAGGCTAG GGAGAAGCTGTATGAAGAGAAGCTGCGTCAGCAGAAACAGGAGCTGAAGCAACTCCATGAAGAACGCCAGAGACTCATGGAAATCCAGGGCAAGATCCAGGACCTGCAGTGGGCTTGCCCTGACCTGCAg TCATCTGTGTCGAGCACAGTGAGTCAGCAGGGTTTGCTAAGGAAGGTTCCAGTTGCAGCTTCCACTCCGGCTACCGTCCAGGTGTCTTCTTCCTCTGGACACAAAACCAATTCACCTGTGCTCAAACCCACTGCTCCAGAAGCAGCTACTTCTTCAGTCACTGACAACGAG CAGCTTTGGTCAGAGATGCGTCGCCACCAGATCCTGCGGGAAGAACTGCGTCAGCGCAGAAAGCACTTAGAGTCCTTGATGGCTGAACACCAGAGGCGTAGTGGTCTCTGTGACAGGCTTGAAGACCAAGAGGGACTTGCTACACCCTCACAGTCTGTCAGTAGGGATGAAAG GACAATGGCTACTTGGGGTTCCACTCCCTGCCACCTTGATGACGTTGATGACGAGGACGATGACGATGAGGAAGAATATCGCTCAGAAATGggtgcagaggaggaagatgaacaGGACGACTGTGCAGAGAGCAGCTCTGACGATGACATCCACATCTACTCATCCAGCAGGAACCAGCGGCCCTACAGTAACAGGAAGAATCAAGCATG CAACCTGAAGCCTCCACCAGCCTTCTCATGTGAGAGTAGTGGGCATCCCTCTCCTCATACTAAGGCGAAgaccaaacagcagcagcagcagcagtccagAAGTTTGAACCAGTCCGTGAGCCAACATGGAGGTACAAGGCGGCAAGAGAACCTGCGCTGGGCTTCTGAGCTCTCCTTCACTGAGGGTTCATGCCACTGGCAGGAGCAGGTCAGCCAGCTGCAGAGACAGCTGGACTTCAGCACCAGCATGTGTCAGACACTCCTGCAGGACCAGCAG ACGCTGTCTTATATGTTGCAAACCCTGCTGACGGGTCAGTACAGTGTGTTACCCAACAATGTGTCGTCACCACAGGTCCACCTGGTCATGCACCAGCTCAACCAGTGTTACACCCAGCTGGCTTGGCAGCAAAACAACGTACAAAG ACTAAAACAGGTCCTGAATGAGCTCCTccgccagcagcagcagcagcaacagcagcagcagcagcagcagcagcagcagccttcaTCTTCAACAGCAGGTTGGCAGACACAGAACCAGGGCTCATCCCAGGAATCCAGCTCCTGTCCCTCAGTCTCTCCTGGTGTCttcctccccttctcctctACTCTGCATCCTCCAACCAACAACATGTCAACTGCTGCCTTATCCCCGTTCGCTCCCA GCTTTAACTTATTTCCACTCTTCCCTACTGCCATGGGCGAGTTCCCTCAGGGCGCGGCAGCTCAGGCTACCCCTGACCACCAGAAGCAGCATTTAGACCCAAACGCTTCTATCAAAACAGAGTACATGAGTTTCCCTCCTCCACTGCAGCGCTCTCCTCTTAACTCAGCTACAGACAGAGG AACAGCTGGCTGGCTCAACACCTCCTACACAAACAACACCGTCCTGCATCACCTGTCTAAAACAGAGGAAGAGTCTCCGACTTCCTCCCCCACCCTGGCCCGCCGCCGCTCACGACCTCAAGACTTTGACCAGGCCTCACAAGAAAGCTTCAGCAGCATGCCTGATCCTGTTGATCCCACCACCATCACAAAGACTTTCAAGGCTGGACGCAAGGCCTCCGCTCAAGCCAACCTGGCCTCCCGAAGCAAGACACCAAGCAAGAGTCGCCGCAGGAGGAGCAAAGGGCACAACAAGAACAGTGAAG GCCATGAGAGCGACAGTGTTAGCAGCACTGCAGACTTTGTCCAGGAGAGGGCAGCCCCGCCTCGTCAGAAGGATCAGAATCAGAGTCTGTTGGACAAGTTGACTCAAGAGAAACTAGACAGCAAAACTAAGCTTGGGAACAAACGAAATGATCTCTCCTCTG CCTATGCTTGGAGAACACCCTTCCTCTCTAACAGAATTGCATGCACAGAAGCACCAG ATGCAAGCAGCGACTTCTCTCTGTTTGAGGCGCTGAGGGAAACCATTTACTCTGAGGTGGCGACTTTGATCTCCCAGAATGAGTCCCGACCCCACTTTCTCATCGAGCTCTTCCATGAGCTGCAGCTGCTCAATACAGACTACTTACGCCAGAGAGCGCTGTATTCCCTACAG gaggtggtggagaagAACTTGAGGCTCACACAGGACACAATGAAGAAGAGGGATGATGCAGAATCTGTGGGCAATGAAAGCACCGTGTCGACCTCCTCCAACCTGGATCCGTTCGCTAAGGATGATCTCG GCAACACGGTGATTCATTTAGACAAAGCTCTGGCCAGGATTAGGGAGTATGAGCGCATGAAGCTTAAAGTTGAGTTTAACCCCTGCAACGCCAGCACTGCAGGTGCAGGTGGCTCTGAAGTCTCAAATGCTGAACATCCTTCTGCTAACGCTGCTGAACCAGTGGAAG CAGGTGCGGCCGGTGATGTGCGCTGCCCTCAGATTGACACCCAGCAGTTGGATCGTCAGATCAAAGATATCATGACAGAAGTCATTCCCTTCCTTAAG GAGAACATGGACGAGGTGTGTTCCCTCCAGCTGCTGACATCTGTGCGGCGCATGGTCCTCACTCTCACCCAGCAGAATGACGAGAGCAAGGAGTTTGTCCGCTTCTTTCACAGACAGCTGGGAGGCATACTGCAG GAATCTCTCAGTAAATTTGTGGGCCGTACTCTGAAGGACTGTGGGGAAGACCTCCTGGTGGAGATCTCGGAGATCCTCTTCAATGAATTGGCTTTTTTTAGGCTTATGCAAGACTTGGACAATAGCAGCAGTGTCTCTTTGGCAgccaaacacaaaaacaagaagaaggCTGAGCAATCTAGTAAAGCCAAACACAGTCTAAAG GAAAATCTAAAAGCCGGGGGCGATGAATCAATTTCTCCAGCCTACTCAGATGAAGACAAG GACCAAGACGAGGCCGAGCAGGACGGTGATTCTGCTTTCCAGGAGATTTACCTGCAGACAGAGACGAAGAACCGCAGGAGCAGTGATGCTTCAGAggctgaagaggaagatgaggatgaaggGGATGGACAGGGAATCCCTCTGTCGATCA GCCTTTCCAAAGCAGAGACTCAAGCCCTGACAAACTACGGCAGTGGGGAGGATGAAAacgaggaggaagagatggaggagtTTGAGGCTGGACCTGTAGATGTCCAAACCTCCTTACAGGCTACTGCTGACGGACAGGTGGAGCAGGAG GTGACATCAACAAATGAAATCCAGGAGACTCAAAGTGAACAGAGGTCTGAGAAAGATGATG CGGAGACCAACAACAAGTCAACTGGGATTGTGGAttccacagaagaagaacatgcAACGGTGGAGGACCAGGTCCCCGAGAAGGAGAGTAAAGTTGCTGCCTCAGAGGAAAGCACTGAAGCCTCTCAGAACTTCACCAAGGAGTCAAACACCACTAGCAGCCCTGACACGGACTCTCCCGTCATGATCAATGTAGAT GAGGTGGGCTCAGGTAACACCAGCCAGAAGTCCGATGAGGAAGACTTTGTCAAGGTGGACGACTTGCCGTTGCAGCTTACAGTCATGTGTGAG gaggaactacagaagagaattgtggaggagcagcagaatAACAACCTGTCTGTTGAAATCCTCAATGGGAACACTGAATCGCTGACTGGGCTGGTTGGAAATGCGCAGGCACTGAAGGAACCAG aaaatgttGGTGCCCAGAGTGTGTGA